ATTTTGCTGTGGTAAGGTACTGTAGAAACCAAAATGCACACCGGCAATTCGTACAAGTCCAAACTACCAACTGCCTGGATTACACTAGAGACTTTGGGCTGGTCGTGTGTTTTGCCCTATATTGGGTTTCTATTTTATTGAACTTTTCTTtgcttgtttgtttattatgttatcttttGAGTACTCTGTTtataaacctgttgtgctgctccaagtaaagggcctgtctcacttaggcgattttaaggcgactgccggcgactaggctgccgctgacagttcgccagggtgtcgtgggcatgatcgtgaggagtcttcaaagaatcgtagtggatctcggcgcgtcgctgagaaattaaccaGATTGaattttctcggcgacagctgactTGGCGCCagatatcgttgcttattgcgggcgctgtcgcatgctgtccccaggtttgctaggttgtcgcagatgcatttagaagcacgtactattaaattaagtaaagtcatttgaagagaccataaaatacttgtgtttaaccaatttatttcccgtcaggacatttgacaggtagattggaggcgacagtttgacggtcaggtaagcgtgggaatttcgcgatgtttatggccattggtgattacttttaaagtaggctcctaacccagatatgcaacccaaaaaccagatatgcatctcccgtacattttcatagaatgcccgcactcgcacaaaaatccatttaaccacgtttaaaattaaatttcttaatacagctattagtaaactggaagtcaatccagtttatgccttgttaccgtgaagcttggttttcaagtaacccgggcaagatgttatatttcaaaactctcaagtaattacagacttgtcagtgatttcagcgaaaattaggagaaGCATTtataagtgtgggaatttcatgatgtttccgaagacggtgtaatctcttagccaggtgctagtttcacaaaaaaagtaacttgtatcgacctgactcggcattgtcgtggtcattgtcgtagggtaaaagaaaattttggcgatctgctacgactttgacatttgccggcagtcgcctaaaaaaatcgcctaagtgggacaagcccttaagaatctcattgttccaagtcgccggcagttgcctaaaaaatcgcctaagtgggataggcccttaagaatctcattgttccatttccagtgcatatgacactgaaacactcttgactcttgattcaatAATTAAAATAACTCACTTTATCTACTTACCATCTGGTCAAGGGTTAAATGGTTTCCTAATTATCTGAATTTTCCTGCGCTTTAAATATTATAATGCGATTTCTCAACTTGATTTGCCCTCTGTTTAAAATCTAATTCAGCAGATAGATATTTCTGGACAGTTTGGGAAATGATTATATCATGTGGCTATGTTTAAAAGTTCAAAAGCATCTTGAAACTATTTTTTTACTAATTTACGTGCATATTTGTCAATGCAGCAAAGTGGTTTTCTGGCTGAGGAAGTAAAGAATGAAAAGCAGCTGCAAGAGAATGTTGTTGACATTGGAGACACTTGTTCATCAACTGTAACTATGGATCCCACTGAAGACATTTCAGATTCTGTGAGAGCTTATGTGTCGAAAGCGATCACCATGGAAACAGAAGTAACAGAAAACACCATTGATCATCAAGAAAAGATTAATGTGAACGCCACACACGAGTGCACTGGTTTAAAAGATGTAAAGAAAACGACAAACACTTCCAAATTAATAACAAAATCTACTTTAACAACACATGATGAAAACTATAACAATAATTCAGATAACACGAAGCAAGAACTTCAAGAAGTTCTCACAATAGAAAAGGTTTTAGACCAGACTACACAGATTGAAACGGTGTCTTCATCGTATGAAACGTCAAAGGTGATCTATGCCTCCATTCACAAGGAGCACTTCAAAGATTATTCAGCTGTAGTGGTGGCTGACACAATGACACAAAAAGATTTGGAGGCGACTGGACAGGGCACGAGCAAGAAACCCTTTCCAGCTGCCACTGTTCCAGCTGAGGTCTACCTGGAAGAGTTGGTAGAGAACCTCCAAAGTAGAAAGGAGATGGGAAAGATAATGACGGTGGCGGCAAGCACTAGATCAAGAAAGGAATCAACGTCAAATCAGTCTGTATTCACTTCCAATGGAGTAATGTTTGAAAACTCTTCAAAAATTAGTCAAATTGAGGAAAATGTGAATAGTATCTCCACAATTGATTTAAGTAAGTTGATCAGGGAAAGTCCAAATGTTTTAGTCACGCCACAGGATGACAAGGACTCAATCGGTCTGTCGGCAGCGGATCCGAATGGAAAGACGATCTCCTCGTCAGGCAGCAACAGTAATCGAACATCAAGCAGCGCGTCGATATGTGAACAGGACTTAGAAAACTTTCCAACTGATAGTCAAAGTGAACCTTTGCCAATCGCCACTCCTCCACTACAATCCGAATACGAGTTCGGGTCAGAATGGGTTAACAAAGCCAAACCCTTTCAAAAACATTCACTTGTAAGTCAACGTGATCGTGGGCTCATTCAGAAGAATGAGTCAGCTGAAAGTTTGTCTTCCCTCAGTAGGAAACTTGTGTTAGAAATAATGGAACTACAGCATCAAACTCTTCAAAACAACCCCAGCCAGAATGGCGAAGTGCGGATTCGGCCCAGGAGTATTAAAGCTCAAACTACTAAACCATTTCAAAGAGGTGTCGAAAACAATGAGGTGTCGAAAATTCAAAAGATGGAAAAGGGGCACGTGGATTTTGCAACGGCTCGCAAACAGTGGTTGAAGCTGGAAGCGATCAGCAAAACACACAGTTACAGGTCTGTCGTCAAAGAGCAGAAGAACAAAACAGTGACCAAATATGTTACTAAAATTGATGATCACCCCATCAATAAATCAAAAAACGATGAAGCAGCCCGTCCCAGTTCTGGATCTATGTTCTCAGAagacagcatgcaaagcaaagcatcaAAAGGAATGAAAACTGATGAAGTCGAATGCCTGAGAAAATCAACAAATCCAAATCAAGAGCAGGCCATGGAAGCATTGCAGGAGAATGATGAAACCGTGGGGAATTCAGACAAGAAATTCTTATCTGATGCAACAGATTATAGTCCTTGCCCAGAAGGGAGTGATTCAAGTCAAGATGACTGGACATATGGATTTGAATGTAACAATTCATCCGACCCTGGATTTCAGGACAAATCTTCTTGCTCTCCGCCCATGGCTCGTGAAAAGCCTGAGACACCTATCGAAAGGGAGATCTGCCTCAGTCTGAAGCGAGA
The sequence above is a segment of the Rhinoraja longicauda isolate Sanriku21f chromosome 11, sRhiLon1.1, whole genome shotgun sequence genome. Coding sequences within it:
- the LOC144598040 gene encoding uncharacterized protein LOC144598040: MDPTEDISDSVRAYVSKAITMETEVTENTIDHQEKINVNATHECTGLKDVKKTTNTSKLITKSTLTTHDENYNNNSDNTKQELQEVLTIEKVLDQTTQIETVSSSYETSKVIYASIHKEHFKDYSAVVVADTMTQKDLEATGQGTSKKPFPAATVPAEVYLEELVENLQSRKEMGKIMTVAASTRSRKESTSNQSVFTSNGVMFENSSKISQIEENVNSISTIDLSKLIRESPNVLVTPQDDKDSIGLSAADPNGKTISSSGSNSNRTSSSASICEQDLENFPTDSQSEPLPIATPPLQSEYEFGSEWVNKAKPFQKHSLVSQRDRGLIQKNESAESLSSLSRKLVLEIMELQHQTLQNNPSQNGEVRIRPRSIKAQTTKPFQRGVENNEVSKIQKMEKGHVDFATARKQWLKLEAISKTHSYRSVVKEQKNKTVTKYVTKIDDHPINKSKNDEAARPSSGSMFSEDSMQSKASKGMKTDEVECLRKSTNPNQEQAMEALQENDETVGNSDKKFLSDATDYSPCPEGSDSSQDDWTYGFECNNSSDPGFQDKSSCSPPMAREKPETPIEREICLSLKREESLRKARGLTKLPYSEKFVEIKTRPLNLQSLPSASSSKVKNNQFAEMQMQREILLERKREEDRMQERKVTGKLEENMIPEIEARRKFFEQKNPFQFPFPNKMLASPITTPATLLVVPPRKRGPSSNETKVSNVVILQNDLLTSDKDKSVNDAMLKLKYPNTETANVVILETPNLIIQRSSCYPSSALSLIQREVTLQNNPFFKLRSHGAQSIINQEIREVLHREEELFQQRRSLHGLRRASEESLRASSAVNNLPSGVLLSSSLAACLFQ